The nucleotide window TTCACCATGTGGTTTTCAACAAGTCAAAGTCTGCACTGATAAGAAACAAGAAGATAAATTACTCCAATCAGCAAAAAGTCAGGAAATGGTATCTATTTGCCTCCCACCCTTGCCCCTTCATGGACGCACATGCTGCTTTCCCTACTGAAAACTCACCAGGTTTGATCTTGCTCAGCCTTTTTGAATTCAGCCAAGTTCTGCCATCTAGCTGGGCAAGCATAACACAATAGTCCCCATACCCCCCCAAATCATGAAGTCACCTATTAAATGACTATAGAAGCATACTTGAAAGGCAAAAAGCTATCTATCAGATCTGAGCAGGTCTGATCCTGAAATAAAGTGGATCATGGGATCTTGGCAGAATCTATTGGCTATTCCAATGGATTTGGGGGAATGCCTGAGTCCATTTGGTTTTTTCCATGTTCCCCAAACAACAGCAAGTTCTGGTCAGTTGAGTGATCTTGTTGTGCCTGAATCTTTAAGTACTGTAACAGCAGTATGCAGCTCATTGGCCAAACgaacacaatgttcttttcatTCAAAGCCAAGCTAAGATTATTGTTTTCCACTTGATCTATTCAAGAGGTTTTTACGTTAAATAAGTACTGCTCTTAACAGTCCATGGCTTTATTCATGGACTATTCATACCTTAGGAAAACATCATACAGAAGAAATCAGAATATCAGTGATGCCTTTGTATTCCCATAATGGTTCTTCTGAAAGCCATTATTGACTCAGTTCAATTCTCTTCTACTGAGTCAGTTCAATTGTGGTTGCCAGATTGGAACTGTGCCCTAACGGCCTTGGTATCAGAACCCTCTTGTGTTTGTGTAAAACTGCTTTCCTAACCTCATACCTTCAATATGAGTTGGGACATGCTGGTTCAAAACTCTGGGAGCCATGCTCCCAATACATTATCCCTATATGAGGGAAGACTGTTCTGGAAGAATAATAagcctggtctacctatccatgATATGAACAGGTATCATTTGAGATTTCATATGGGGAAATTGCACTGAATAATTCTCTCTCCATTCAGAAAACTACTTCAGCAAAGAAGGGGCCTGGATACAACCTGACATTTCTGTGTTTTTACTTCCTTCatctgaagttttttttccccttcatattTGGAATGGCACCCTACCAGGCCTCAGCAAATGGGGTCTCCAAAAATCCCTGCTAGAAAACAAATCCATCCTACTGATCTTCCATGTTGATCTCACTGCTGCAGGTTGCAATCCATGAGCTGGGACATGGGAGTTTGGCAGGAGTTCAGGAGATACAGAAATGAATCCCTGTTTCCTGCATTTTGCTGGGCAACCagatcttttcttccttctgataTACCACTGCTGGACTGTAGGCAGATAAGTGGGAGGGCCAAGGCGGTctccagaaggaaaggaaagttcTCCCCACATGTGGTGAGACTCAGCATATACAGGGTTTTATATCTATTGAATCTTTTATCCTCAATAAATTTTATGGTTTATGAATTCATCTGTTTGGAATCAACTTGTTTTGCCAGGTGAATTTCCCTCCATATATTATAGTGGAAAATAATCCACTTGGAGAAAGGAGTTGATCTGcacttttacattttttctttgtttggccTCATCATGGACTTTTCACCCCATTTCAAGTATTTACCAAGTTAATAAAGGGAAATAACAGCTCGTTCAACCCCACCCTTCCCTAGGTTCTGCCAAATTTCCACTTAAATCAGATATTTCCCTAGCATAAATACAGTTTAATCAGATGCTTTTGAAATCATTTGTTCTTGTCAACGTGGAAAAGAATAGTAAGTTGACCTCAGAAATAACAGTGATTTCAATTTGCATGTAGCTGTCAGTCTTAATGGCTAAAATTATTCTTTTGGGTTTTGGAGATAATCCATTACATTTTGAATTgccatgtttatttttctttgttctgctgAATTCTGTGGTGTACTTTCCCCACCATGACATTTTGTTGCTGGGTCATATAAACATAATAGGAACAAGCAATCTTGAGTGGGTGAACTTAGCATTTGAAATTTCATAATTAAGGTAATATGATTGGCCTCATTTGTCAAGCAATGCTGCAAAATGTTAAtgtgtattcttttctttttctttttttcagctgagCAGAAATGGCATCATTTGTGTTGCTTTCTGTGGCAGCAGTATTGGCTATTTTTTCCTTACCATGTCATGGGGAGGAGGGCAATTGTTCAGGGGTGCCAGGAATCCCAGGGATCCCAGGGGCTAATGGGCTCCCTGGAAGAGATGGACAGGATGGCATGAAAGGTGACCAAGGACCACCAGGTATCTGTTTCATATGGTCTGTTCTTAAGTGTTGTAGAACTTTGACTGAGGGCTGATTCATAGCAGTACTCAAATTGCAGGGAACTGaaatgggtggtggtggggagcttCTTCAAGTGATAAAGTTGGCCCAGTTGGCTGTAACtaaagaagaggaactgaggagccttatgatgaaggtgaaagaagaaagaaagaagaaagaagaaagtgcaaaagctggcttgcagctaaacctaaaaaaaaccaagattatggcaaccagcttgattgataactggcaaatagagggagaaaatgtagaggcagtgaaagactttgtatttctaggtgcgaagattactgcagatgctgactgcagtcaggaaatcagaagacgcttaatccttgggagaagagcaatgaccaatctcgataaaatagttaagagcagagacatcacactgacaacaaaggcccgcatagttaaagcaatggtgttccccgtagtaacatatggctgcgagagctggaccataaggaaggctgagagaaggaagatcgatgcttttgaactgtggtgttggaggaagattctgagagtgccttggactgccagaaggtcaaaccagtccatcctccaggaaatcaagccagactgctcacttgagggaatgatattaaaggcaaaactgaaatactttggccacataatgagaagacaggacaccctggagaagatgctgatgctagggagagtggagggcaaaaggaagaggggccgaccaagggcaaggtggatggatgatattctggaggtgacagactcatccctgggggagctgggggtgttgacgaccaacaagaagctctggcgtgggctggtccatggagtcacgaagaatcggaagcgactgaatgaataaacaacagaaaaCTTGAGTGCCATGATTTTGCTAAAATAACAGTGAAGTCAGGGTATGTCTATTGGGATTACTTTAAtggctcttcttccttcttcagtCTGATTATTGATGCATACAATGcaaaatagatgtttctctgTGGCGGGATCCCATAACATTACGTCCAAATTTTTTTTATAtagtcaattgactaatcaataagtTATATTACTAGTACTGTCCAAATTAAGCCTGCATAGCTTGTAATGCTCCCTCCATATCAGCAGTCTGCCCCTCTTGTATTGCAACCCATAAGGAGCTTGGTAGATGTCTTACATTTCTGGTACATTTTTGAGACTATGAAGAGAAGTGATCAAACATTCTGCAGGCCACAGTGAACTTTTTGATGTGTGGACCTCACATTTCAAAAGGCTGATGTAGATGAAGAAGCAATATGGGCCAAATCAATTGTACAAGTCCTTCTTACACAGTTGAAAGCTCATAAAATTCAAAGTCTCCTGGAAAAGTCCATGCAGTTTGCATGGCAACTCTATCGAAGGGATTTGCTATTGCATTTGGTCTGACTTCCAAGCCTACAGTCCTTCCATTACATCTCACATTTATGCAATAACCAAGCCAGTCCAGAGTGAGACCTTTTAAGTAAAATACAGTTCACATAATCGAGGACTATTGAGATGTTTAGGTGCTTCTTGTCTAAGTTCCTGTCATGTCTGGACAATATGTGAACTTATATAGCCTTAAGTAATAAAAAGTTTGTCGAGTtgtgctcaactcctggtgactttatgggcacatccatacagttttcttagcaGTAGCACTGACAAGGTTTGACGCTGATTTCTTCCCAAATGTTTTCTAATTTCCCAAACTGTCCTACACTAGTGTCAATTTCCccagtagtctcccatccaactatGAATCAGGTCTGATCatgtttagcttccaagcccagacaagaaTCAGCTAGATTCATGCTGgcaaaacaatacaggtagtctttgcttaacaaccacaattaggactggaatttcgattgctaagcaaagtggtcattaagtgaatccgacccaattttatgaccttttttgcagtggtcattaagcaaatcaccatgggtgttaagcaaaccacatggtcgttaagtgaatcaagcagttccccattgattttgctttccagaagccagccaggaaggtcgaaaaaggcaatcatgtgaccggttgccaagtgcccaaattgtgatcatgtgactgtcaGACACTGGgactgtcgtaagtgtgaggaccagtcacaagttgggttttagtgctgttgtaagtctgaatcattgctaaatgaatggtggttaagcaaggactacctgattGTTTTTTACAATAATAAAGGAATTAATATACTCTACTTTCATCTTGCAATTCCTTgattcttgtctttctttccagGCCCCATGGGACCCCCCAGTGGCTTACCAGGTGCTCCTGGAAGAGATGGGTTTCCAGGACCAAGAGGGCTGAAAGGTGAACCAGGAGAGAAAGGAGACCAAGGACTACCTGGGCCAGAAGGTAAGACGAGAATCATTGCTTTCAGTGTAATTTCAAGGCCCTGGAATTAACTGCTTCTTTTCCTTAATACTATGTCACCAATACCATAATACCAGGGATTGTATCATTAAATCGATACTTCAATACTGTGGCTCTGAATGATTGAAAAATGATTCAGAGTAAGTGCTTTGGACCTCTTGCAGGTACAGCACCTCTTTGATACTCATTAAAGCAacccaacttttttcaggcttcagcaCAAgcctgggaagggaaaaaaaggatggggctgCCTTAAGGAGACCACTGGTTAAAGTTGATCTAATGGTCATAGTTGcaggatctttttttttcaggctcatgcagAAACTTGGGAAAAAGTCAGACTGCTTTAATAGGCAGGAGAAAAGGGCTAAGCTCTTGCAGAGATAAAAGCTTTCTGAATAAGGATATCGATGGGAAggtgcaaaaaagtcaagatggtggctacaagcATGTGATCTAAGCCTTTTCCCTTTTAATGCAATAGgctgggctttgattgtgcagttgtgGCTACCACTTTGACACCTTTGCCCCCTCCTGTAGACGCCATTTTTCTGAATCGTTTTCAAAATTGGACAGTTCTAGTTCCTACAGCGTTTTGAGCCACCAAAAATGAGACCATTGTTTTGCTTGGTTTTAATTTGAAACAGACAGACAAAAGTGATCATGACCAGCTTAAACGGGTTCAAAAGCCCATTAAATCAGAGAGGAATCAAACTGGAAATACTGTGCAACTGAAACTGAATGCCCATTCACCTAACAGTGGGTAACCTCAGCTGTATTTATAAGTATTGCTGCTACCTTAAAACCAGATGATAAAAAGCAGATTGGGTTCTGCCTATGATGCCATAGAAGTAAATGCAACTCTCAAAGTGATTTTTCCGTAGTGACTGAGAAATTCAGGACCAAGGACATACTTTGCATCCAAGTCAAGAATGGACAGAACTGAAGACAGGGAGGATTCTATGTGGCAGATATGTTTCCTATGCTGACCAATTGaaacaaagggatttttttttcaatagaagagagtatctgtagctcagggttgaactgtggagtccttggtgctctctgagcttggttgtttgcttgcagacctttcattaccctgctaggtaacatcatcagtgctggtgagtgtggtgtttgctccctgtttatatacagtactttgccctgccagagttggtgggggtgtggttttctcctgggtagttccttgatcaagcaatcagtcaatcaatcaaggaactacccaggagaaaaccacacccccaccaactctggcagggcaaagtactgtatataacaGGGAGCAAACGCCACACtccccagcactgatgatgttacctagcggggtaatgaaacgtctgcaagaaaacagccaagctcagagagcaccaaggactccacagacttttttcccaaaactcttctttctaTCCATTGAAAAAATTAGTTCCATAAAGAAAAACATTAGGCTGTGGGAAGCACCTTGTGTGAATCTAAGCctgtatcatcatcaccatcatcaccatcatccacTACTAAGCATGAACATGGTCCTTCAAGTCAGGCCCAACACCTGCTGATTTTATATGcacatctgtgtagttttctcagcaacagttTGCCACTACCTTCTTTGAGTAGGTTGTTTTCAGTTTTGCTGTACTCCTCGGGAAAACATTAGGTGCCCCCTTATCCAGacattaaccaggtctgacccaaCTTCCCAGCTCAAATAAGGCTTCTCCTCTGCTGCAACAGCAAGCAACAGGGAAATTCAGTATTCTCCAGGGACAGAGCGAGGCAATGGATTTGCTCTGCTCAGTGAAGCGAAATGGTTTGCTCTCCTATTTATTTCCAGGCCGTGCTGCTTTTCTCGATCCAGAAGTGCAGGCAGAGCTCAGACGTCTGGAGCAAAGGATCCTGGGGCTCGAAGGAGGTTCGCTGTTTGCTCTTCCTATTCCTAAAAATAAGGGGACCAAATGATATCTGTAAAATAAGCATCCTCTCCCTAGAGTAGCTTTCATGAGAGACAAAGGATAATAGTTTTTGAAAAGTGATGGTGAGGGAAGCCCCATTTTCCTTAAAATCTTGCATTTATTTGGTCTCTCCATTGCTCTTTGTGAAGGAAGCTTTCAGCTCACATTTTCAAATGGGAAAGCAAGAGAAGTATTCATTTCCAGATGGGGAAATCCATTTtccaaatcaaattaaatgattaaaatgaaGTTCAAGCATAGTTTTAAGCTCAAAAATTTTGAAGAGGTGTTTGGAGGTTGAGTGCCCTGGGAAGCTTTTTATGGTTGGACTGTCACGTGTTGGTTTGTTCTGATTTGgttttttgttggttttaatccATGTTGGTTTTGATGATTTTGATTTTTCTATATTAAACCTCCAGAAATTGTCTTAGCTGGGCACTGAAAAACTCTCCTGTAATtgataaatgcatacataaatcCATTTATCAACACTTTTTGAtgaaaaatacatttagaaaagTACTAAGGGAGAGGAATAAGGATGCTATGCAAAAGTTTGGAGGTTTTAATGTTCGAGTGCCTTTCTAaccttactacaggtagtcctcacttaatgaccatttgtttagtgatggttcagacttatgacagtgttgaaaaaatcaacttacaactggtgctcacacttatgactgttgcagcatccctggggtcacatgatcacaatttgggtgcttggcaaccagttctcatttatgaccattgcagcatcccatggtcatgtgattgctattttcaacctttctggccagcttctagcaagcaaaatcaatggtgaaccacatgatttgcttaacaaccacatggttcacttaatgactgtggtgattcacttaatgaccaccacaaaaaggtcataaagttgggtcagattcacttaatgactgctttgcttagcaatcaaaattccagtctcaattgtggtcattaagtgaggactacctgtagaagtgTTCCAGCAGTGTTAGCCCTACTGCAGGGGGTCAGTTTTGAGATTCAACCACCTCCAGCAATGGGTGGACTAAGTATTTTGGGGGTGGAACATTTTGCCCTCAGAATCATTTGACCTCAAACATTTGAATGTGAATTTTCATTTAGAGAAATATTTTTAGATTACTATGGAAAGAGGACAGATTTATAGGGGAACATCTGAGAAAGTAACATGGATTAGAAGTGGGctaattcaaatttatttagTTTATACATGCATATTCATGATGTGGCAGCTGCAAAAACAAATGATGACTTGCATTTAGGAACAGCCTGATAATAGGACAGGATGGGTAATtgtgctttttcttctcttttgtagTTCTGGCTTTGAAGGGAATACTAAATAAGGTGGAACACAAAATATTGGCTACCAGTGGAAAGACAGTTGATTTTGAAGCAGTTCTCCAAGCATGTCAGCTTTCAGGGGGTTCCATTGCAAAACCCATGGATGAAAAGGAAAATGAGGCTATTTTGAAAATTGTGAAAGAGAATAACCAATATACCTACTTGGGAATTAAGGAGAGTTCAGTTCCAGGAGTGTTTGAGTATTTAGATGGAACTCCTGTGAATTATACCAACTGGCGTGGGTATGAACCAAATGGAAAAGGGGCAGAAAATTGTGTGGAGATGCAGACTGATGGTGGTTGGAATGACAAAGAATGCAATCAGTATCGTCTGGTTATCTGTGAATTTTAAAGCCTTTTCTCCTTTGACACCTAAACCAATGGAATTGCTATggcttctgggaactgtagttctctGACTATGCCCAAGACATTTGGTTGTAAAGTCTTCATCAGCCCTCAGTCTGCTACAATTCCCAATATTCTGAATGGCAGCATGAGAGTCAAACCAGTAACAAATGTGAGGATCAGATGTGGTGCTGATGTGGTGGGTAGAATCAAACATTCCCAATTTCTGAATACATAAAAGGAATCAAAATATTGATTTACAGATTATTAGGGTTTGATTGTTCTCCTGAAAATAATTAATGAATTGGTTAACCAAttctggaattaattaattaattctagagttaattaattaattctagaAATAATTAATCTCAAGCTTGCCTAAGTCCGTCTAAACAGCAGAACAGTTTTGTACAAATGCAAATTCAGATATTCTGAAAATAATATGATCCTTTCTGATTTCTCCAAGAATATTCTGGTGTCTTTCAAAAATGAATGTAAGTCTGGATATGAATGTCATaattctacctacctacctacctacctacttatccaattttaaaaaaattaccgaGACCATTGAAGAAGTTAGCCAAGAGGAAAGAATTCAGAGGATATTACTCTGATCGATTTTACAGTGGGTGACATTAGAAAGAACAAGCTCTCTTATCATTTAAAACAAGCTGAATAATTggctacaataaaaaaaaaacattccaaaggCTTCTGGCCACTTCTGATTTTCTCTaagactcctccctccctctagcTGTTCAGCTTGCTTGCTCAGAGAGGTGGGTGCCTCATCTGTTATTTTTCCATTAGTCAATTAATGAGTAGCCCTTTGGGAAGCATATGGAATTAGCTTCCTCATTTGCAATTCtctctatatggtgtgagcaaataaagaactggagtttgaatggactgactctttgttgttcttgggctgggcctgacagtaatGAAAGATGGGAAGGAACTGTACAAATAAGCACAACAATTCCCTGTGTCCATATAGCACTTCTGAACATTTCTTTCACATTCATTCTCTCAGCAGTTTCCACAATACACTGCATTCCAGTTAATCAGGTTCTAATAATTTCAGTGCTAGAGTGGAGGGCAGCTGACCTTGCTTGCCTTCAAAAACCTGAGTTGGTTTGATCCAGATTAGGACTTGAGtgggaaatcaccaggaaatcccaggtcaATAGGCTACACGGGGaagttaaaaagagagaaagaaagagagagtttGGGGTAGTAATTAAGAtgctgggatagaaaccagggtTATGTAAATTCTAGTTCTCCTTTAGCCATGAAGTCAGCTGgaggactttgggccaatcactctctttcaCAACGCATTTCAAGGGGAGTTATAGGAgttgggagcattaggtatgATACCTTAATATGTAtatagtaaaggtgggatatataactaataataataatgtaaaacaagacccaaaacattctggaaaaaggaaaaggaaaaggagttcagtattgctaccaagaaaattacatggatctGGCCAGGAGCTGAGTTAAAATTGAGTtcaatcaccaggagctgagtcACCATCAACTTGAGTTCAATCACCAGGAGTTGTGTTCAACTTGGAAGAGATTTTGTTTTCCCATGGTGAAGTGAAATAGTTTCATTTCTATGGCAAAGAAAATGGTTGAGAAACCTTTTTGAGACATTAAAATACTTCACCATGCAGTGCTATGGGTTTTAATGAGCCAAAGCAAGAGTATTTGGGTGGTAATATGGACTTACATTTTCCATAAACACTTTTTACAGCATCAAATTGCTCTCAGAAATACAGGCAGTCATTTGGCACCTGAAGTACAAACCTGGGGTATGATATGCTCAAGCTAAATATTCTGAAATTCTGATAACACTTTGAAAGGAATGCATTCAGTGCTGTTTAATCATTATCAGTCTTATCTCTTAATAGTACCAAGAACACACTGAAACAACAAGaagtacttttcaaaacaggGTCGAGAATTACTGGAAATGAGTCCCATAAAAAGAacatgaatgcattttttttaaaatgatagctTATGATGACCAGTTCAATAGAGCATTATTAGTATATAAACAGGGTGGgggaacacacatacacacacacaccatttgaaCGTCTTGCAGCAGAACTAAGCTGCATAAAGTTAATTGTTGATTGGTCCTCTAATATTTAAACAGTCATCAAATATTTGTTGAGAGAAATCATTTCCCATGCAATGAGAATCAGGCAGgtgaaaacatttgaaaagagTCTGGGCAGCTGCCCAGCTACTGCAGCACATGAGAGAAATTGATATTATAAAAGGTTATTTGTAAAAGttttaattccacactggagtcCAGGCCTTTGTTTACAATGTgtttgaaggcaaaaaaaaaaatctaagtttgAGGCATTCACTTATAAGAAGTGATCTTCACACTGAATGAAGAACTTTGACTGATTGGACTCAGTCTATGTTGGAAGTCAAGTTGGGGCTCCTTTGGGTGACTGTGAGATAAACACCCTCTTTTTCAATAGGCAACAATGAAAAGAGATTCCAGAAATCTTTCAAGAACATTTAAAATTTTCCCTGATCCTGTCCATCTATGGATACAGTTGG belongs to Candoia aspera isolate rCanAsp1 chromosome 6, rCanAsp1.hap2, whole genome shotgun sequence and includes:
- the LOC134499548 gene encoding pulmonary surfactant-associated protein A-like, translating into MASFVLLSVAAVLAIFSLPCHGEEGNCSGVPGIPGIPGANGLPGRDGQDGMKGDQGPPGPMGPPSGLPGAPGRDGFPGPRGLKGEPGEKGDQGLPGPEGRAAFLDPEVQAELRRLEQRILGLEGVLALKGILNKVEHKILATSGKTVDFEAVLQACQLSGGSIAKPMDEKENEAILKIVKENNQYTYLGIKESSVPGVFEYLDGTPVNYTNWRGYEPNGKGAENCVEMQTDGGWNDKECNQYRLVICEF